A DNA window from Aquarana catesbeiana isolate 2022-GZ linkage group LG01, ASM4218655v1, whole genome shotgun sequence contains the following coding sequences:
- the HIC2 gene encoding hypermethylated in cancer 2 protein produces MDLPNHAKQLLLQLNQQRAKGFLCDVIIVVENALFRAHKNILAASSMYFKSLVLHDNLINLDTDMVNPAVFRQILDFIYTGKLLTTSDQPGEQNFNALLTAASYLQLHDLATLCRKKLKRAGKPFVGKLGVPSIGRVGRSHRLSTPQLAHMRFSGSSDENKGSNSNELSSTAGQDEDVFINNSNQENSHPLNRGTGSNNSLHNSTNGSDHELGLDLSKKSPSLPAQEENVQADSCAGSPQSASASVANSASYEESALQKRDSEPMEVEENHSESGPKKLLRHCPRKKEWDRKDGELSPEERGENMPNGVIVGPKSKERISGGGYASEKGFQCKEEVENGKDNSEESGHSENETEHPSANYVYRQDGFETVPFGDNLYVCIPCGKGFPNSEQLNAHVETHTEEELYIKEEDSYCKEEAEDLSTPNTTFPNESRPFKCSVCERSYKDPATLRQHEKTHWLTRPFPCNICGKMFTQRGTMTRHMRSHLGLKPFACDECGMRFTRQYRLTEHMRVHSGEKPYECQLCGGKFTQQRNLISHLRMHTSPC; encoded by the coding sequence ATGGATCTGCCAAACCATGCCAAACAACTGCTGCTTCAGCTGAATCAGCAACGAGCCAAAGGTTTCCTGTGTGATGTCATCATTGTGGTGGAAAATGCCCTGTTCCGAGCTCACAAGAACATCCTTGCCGCCAGCAGCATGTACTTTAAGTCTCTTGTTCTCCATGACAACCTGATCAATCTAGATACCGACATGGTCAATCCAGCAGTTTTCCGTCAGATTTTGGACTTTATCTACACTGGTAAACTCCTAACAACATCTGACCAGCCAGGAGAGCAGAACTTCAATGCTCTTCTCACTGCAGCAAGCTACCTCCAACTCCACGACTTGGCAACTCTTTGCAGGAAGAAGCTCAAGCGTGCTGGGAAGCCATTTGTTGGAAAGCTTGGAGTGCCCAGCATAGGCCGAGTTGGAAGGAGTCACAGGCTCTCCACTCCCCAACTTGCTCACATGCGATTCTCTGGCTCATCTGATGAAAACAAGGGCTCCAACTCAAATGAGCTGTCCAGTACTGCAGGGCAAGATGAAGATGTGTTTATTAACAATTCTAACCAGGAAAATAGCCACCCTTTAAATCGAGGTACAGGGAGCAACAACAGCCTTCATAACAGCACTAATGGGAGTGACCATGAGCTAGGCCTTGACCTTTCCAAGAAAAGCCCGTCCCTACCTGCACAAGAAGAGAATGTACAAGCAGATAGTTGTGCAGGTTCTCCCCAATCTGCCTCAGCATCTGTAGCCAACAGTGCCTCATACGAAGAATCCGCCCTCCAAAAAAGAGACAGTGAACcaatggaagtggaggaaaaccaCTCTGAATCCGGGCCAAAGAAACTCCTTCGTCACTGTCCCCGTAAAAAGGAGTGGGACAGGAAAGATGGAGAATTGTCTCCAGAGGAACGAGGAGAAAATATGCCCAATGGAGTTATTGTTGGGCCTAAGTCAAAAGAGAGAATATCTGGAGGGGGCTATGCTTCAGAAAAGGGTTTCCAGTGTAAAGAGGAAGTGGAAAATGGCAAAGACAACAGTGAGGAGAGTGGACATAGTGAGAACGAGACTGAACATCCTAGTGCCAACTATGTTTACCGACAAGATGGATTTGAGACTGTGCCATTTGGAGACAACTTGTATGTCTGTATCCCCTGTGGAAAGGGGTTTCCCAATTCAGAGCAACTGAATGCCCATGTGGAAACGCACACTGAGGAGGAGCTATATATCAAAGAGGAAGATTCCTACTGCAAAGAGGAAGCGGAGGATCTGTCCACTCCCAACACTACCTTTCCAAATGAATCACGGCCATTCAAGTGCTCAGTGTGTGAAAGAAGTTACAAAGATCCAGCCACTCTTCGACAGCACGAGAAAACGCACTGGCTGACCCGTCCTTTCCCCTGTAACATCTGTGGCAAAATGTTCACACAAAGAGGAACCATGACCCGCCATATGAGGAGTCACCTGGGCCTCAAACCTTTTGCTTGCGACGAGTGTGGGATGCGCTTTACAAGGCAATATCGACTGACCGAGCACATGCGTGTCCACTCAGGGGAAAAGCCCTATGAATGTCAGCTCTGCGGGGGAAAATTCACCCAGCAGCGCAATCTGATCAGTCACTTGCGTATGCACACCTCCCCATGTTAA